The following are encoded in a window of Candidatus Margulisiibacteriota bacterium genomic DNA:
- a CDS encoding YdcF family protein codes for MKNSHENRKPRRLVAGFLLILFSFLALALVHPYFLQYMADRLVVRDTLAKADLILVLAGDANGERVAEGVKLYKSGYAPLILMSGGPLAWQLTYADWMKKQAIALGVPAAAIITQGESRSTIEDAKYSLPLVKGSGARRVILVTSSYHSGRAARVFRKLYRPEGISVLVWPAPDRQFNSQRWWTRHEDLSFVVWEYVSAVLYFLKGY; via the coding sequence ATGAAAAATAGTCACGAAAACAGGAAACCGCGACGTTTAGTCGCAGGTTTCCTGTTAATCCTCTTTTCCTTCCTGGCGCTCGCCCTGGTCCACCCGTATTTTCTACAGTACATGGCTGACCGTTTGGTCGTCCGCGACACTTTGGCCAAAGCCGACCTGATATTGGTCCTGGCTGGTGACGCTAATGGGGAGCGAGTGGCTGAGGGGGTCAAGCTGTATAAGTCTGGTTACGCGCCACTGATATTAATGTCGGGCGGACCGCTCGCCTGGCAGCTGACCTATGCCGACTGGATGAAGAAGCAGGCGATCGCTCTCGGCGTGCCGGCGGCGGCGATCATCACCCAGGGGGAGTCACGCTCGACCATCGAAGACGCTAAATATTCCCTGCCGCTGGTCAAGGGGAGCGGTGCCCGCAGGGTCATCCTGGTCACGTCGAGCTATCATTCCGGGCGGGCGGCCAGAGTCTTCCGCAAACTTTATCGGCCGGAGGGGATCTCGGTCCTTGTCTGGCCGGCCCCGGACCGGCAATTCAATTCCCAACGCTGGTGGACCAGGCACGAGGACCTTTCTTTTGTCGTTTGGGAATATGTCTCCGCGGTCCTCTACTTTTTGAAGGGATATTAG
- the ispF gene encoding 2-C-methyl-D-erythritol 2,4-cyclodiphosphate synthase: MKIGIGYDVHKLVKGRPLVVGGVEIPHGFGLLGWSDGDVLLHAVIDALIGALGEGDIGRHFPPGDKNYKNIPSVKLLEFVRELVRARGFFINNIDATVVAEEPKFAPYIEAMKGVIAAALDITPDLVNIKGKTEEKLGFTGTKKGMKAYAVCLIHKQL, from the coding sequence ATGAAAATAGGTATTGGTTACGATGTTCATAAGTTGGTCAAGGGTCGCCCGCTGGTCGTTGGCGGGGTAGAGATCCCGCACGGCTTTGGCCTGCTCGGCTGGTCCGATGGCGATGTTCTCCTCCACGCGGTCATCGACGCGTTGATCGGGGCGCTCGGCGAGGGAGATATCGGCCGGCATTTTCCTCCCGGCGACAAGAATTACAAGAATATTCCGAGCGTTAAACTGCTGGAGTTCGTCCGCGAGCTGGTCCGGGCCCGCGGTTTTTTCATCAATAATATTGACGCCACGGTCGTGGCGGAAGAGCCGAAATTTGCCCCTTATATCGAAGCGATGAAAGGGGTCATCGCCGCCGCCCTCGACATTACCCCCGACCTGGTCAATATCAAAGGGAAGACGGAAGAAAAGCTCGGCTTTACCGGGACGAAGAAAGGAATGAAGGCGTACGCCGTCTGCCTGATCCACAAACAATTATGA
- a CDS encoding pyridoxine 5'-phosphate synthase, producing MMKLGVNIDHIATLREARQETTPDPVALAAEAIAGGADGIVCHLREDRRHIKDKDVFRLRELPTRLDLEMAATPEMQKIALKLKPEMVTLVPEKRRELTTEGGLNLKPQTSNFKIRKIIQKLQAAGILVSLFIEPDKKQVEEAAVLMADFIELHTGKYARIGSPRDLERIGVATQQARLIGLRINAGHGLDYNNVKPIAAIPGIEELNIGFSIIARSVVVGLKQAVAEMKGLL from the coding sequence ATTATGAAACTCGGCGTAAACATCGACCACATTGCCACCTTGCGGGAGGCGCGACAGGAAACAACTCCCGATCCGGTCGCCCTGGCGGCTGAAGCGATCGCCGGCGGCGCTGACGGGATAGTCTGCCATCTGCGCGAAGACCGCCGCCACATCAAAGACAAAGATGTTTTCCGCTTAAGGGAATTGCCGACCCGGCTCGACCTCGAAATGGCGGCGACGCCGGAGATGCAGAAGATCGCCCTCAAGCTCAAGCCGGAGATGGTGACCTTGGTGCCAGAGAAACGGCGGGAATTGACTACGGAGGGGGGACTCAACCTCAAACCTCAAACTTCAAACTTCAAAATAAGGAAGATTATTCAAAAATTGCAAGCTGCTGGAATATTAGTTAGCTTGTTCATTGAGCCGGATAAGAAGCAGGTGGAAGAGGCGGCGGTCTTGATGGCTGATTTTATCGAACTGCATACCGGGAAATACGCCCGGATCGGATCGCCTCGGGACTTAGAGCGGATCGGCGTGGCGACCCAGCAGGCGAGGCTGATCGGGCTCCGGATCAACGCCGGTCACGGTCTCGATTATAACAACGTCAAACCGATTGCCGCCATTCCCGGGATCGAAGAGCTCAATATCGGTTTTTCGATCATCGCCCGCTCGGTGGTGGTTGGGCTGAAGCAAGCTGTTGCTGAAATGAAAGGATTATTGTAG
- the rpiB gene encoding ribose 5-phosphate isomerase B: MKIAIGSDHGGFKLKEAIKRYLAGKKIVFKDFGTYSDESCDYPDYAYPVARAVAKKKFTRGILVCGSGVGVTITANRVRGVRAVNAYSEYTAKQSREHGDANVLCLGGHAVQPAKALKIVALWLKTQFSGEARHLRRIRKIDRG, encoded by the coding sequence ATGAAGATAGCAATCGGTTCCGACCACGGTGGCTTTAAACTGAAAGAGGCGATTAAACGATATTTAGCCGGTAAGAAGATCGTCTTCAAGGATTTTGGGACGTACTCCGACGAGTCGTGCGATTACCCGGATTATGCCTATCCGGTCGCCCGGGCGGTCGCCAAAAAGAAGTTCACCCGCGGCATTCTGGTTTGTGGTTCCGGAGTAGGGGTGACGATCACTGCCAACCGGGTCCGGGGGGTCCGGGCGGTCAATGCCTACAGTGAGTACACCGCTAAGCAGAGCCGCGAACATGGTGATGCTAATGTCCTCTGTCTTGGCGGGCACGCTGTTCAGCCGGCCAAAGCGCTGAAAATAGTAGCCCTCTGGTTAAAGACCCAGTTTTCCGGCGAGGCCCGGCATCTACGCCGGATCAGGAAGATCGACCGCGGATGA
- a CDS encoding NAD(P)/FAD-dependent oxidoreductase has product MKKNLKIIVVGAGPVGCYTAQLLKHYGYNPVILEEHPEVGKPVSCAGIVGKGIFEEMRLPVSRKSVVNTIDGAKVSFNEISFELRRPGVALIVDRASFDKEMSQKLEIEFSTELQDIHQIRDGYLLKTNNGEYFADLVIGADGPNSRVRRALGFTSDMKLYRGYQYRVKMEAERTDQVTVSYIKPFSLFTWLIPEGDGVVRLGTICNNPYQELNNYMEKNGLTGEIIEKNAGAIPIGNCELVRGNAALVGDAACQVKPITSGGIYYGMKSAELLVDSIREGNLAQYTARWSEEFEQEIKVCLLLRYILENMGDDILKKLFEYVRDNARLIEQIGDFENHSSVIWSLASNPRTYPTIGTLLMGMAKNPKFILRSLFRLPR; this is encoded by the coding sequence ATGAAAAAGAACCTCAAGATCATCGTGGTCGGAGCGGGGCCGGTCGGTTGCTACACCGCGCAACTGCTCAAACATTACGGTTACAACCCGGTCATTCTCGAAGAGCACCCTGAAGTCGGCAAACCGGTCTCCTGCGCCGGGATCGTCGGCAAGGGGATCTTCGAAGAGATGCGCCTCCCCGTTTCCCGCAAGTCGGTCGTCAACACAATTGACGGGGCGAAAGTCTCTTTTAACGAGATCAGCTTTGAGCTCCGCCGGCCGGGGGTCGCCCTGATCGTCGATCGCGCCTCTTTTGATAAGGAAATGAGCCAGAAGCTCGAGATCGAGTTTAGCACCGAGCTTCAGGATATTCACCAGATCAGGGACGGCTACCTCCTGAAAACCAACAACGGCGAGTATTTTGCCGACCTGGTGATCGGCGCCGACGGCCCGAACTCCCGGGTGCGCCGGGCGCTCGGTTTTACTTCCGACATGAAGCTCTACCGCGGCTACCAGTACCGGGTCAAGATGGAAGCAGAGCGGACAGACCAGGTCACGGTCAGTTATATCAAACCTTTTTCCCTCTTTACCTGGCTGATCCCGGAAGGGGATGGGGTCGTCCGCCTCGGGACGATCTGCAACAATCCTTACCAGGAACTTAACAATTACATGGAGAAGAACGGCCTGACCGGGGAGATCATCGAAAAAAATGCCGGGGCGATCCCGATCGGTAACTGTGAGCTGGTCCGGGGGAACGCGGCGCTGGTCGGCGATGCCGCCTGCCAGGTCAAGCCGATCACCTCGGGCGGGATTTATTACGGGATGAAGTCGGCCGAACTGCTGGTCGACTCGATCCGCGAAGGTAACCTGGCGCAATATACCGCCCGCTGGAGCGAAGAGTTCGAACAGGAGATCAAGGTTTGCCTTCTCCTCCGTTATATCCTGGAAAATATGGGTGACGATATCCTGAAAAAACTATTTGAATATGTCCGGGACAATGCCCGGCTGATCGAGCAGATCGGCGATTTCGAGAACCACTCTTCGGTCATCTGGAGCCTCGCTTCCAATCCCCGTACCTACCCGACGATCGGCACTCTACTGATGGGGATGGCCAAAAACCCTAAGTTCATCCTCCGTTCGCTCTTCCGCCTGCCGCGATGA
- a CDS encoding NDP-sugar synthase, with product MKALIMAAGYGTRLEPLTLAIPKPMAPIVNLPTMRHNIELLKKHGFDQITANIHYHPEQIENYFGDGDAFGVNLNYSFEEELLGTAGGVKKMARIARIDETFVVLSSDALTSINLTKLVEHHKKKQALATIALSQVSDVSEFGVVIQDESGRIIGFQEKPKPADALSDLANTGIYVFEPEILPLIPDGFHDFGRELFPRLVADQAAIYGYKMLEYWNDVGGLEKYIQSNYDALKGALQIRIPGKKLSSSSWVGEREKIEPSARFEGAVIIGDRCQVGKDVYVKDAVIGDKCVIGDGAVITGSVLWADVVVSAGAQVDGSVIGSFCHIGRGAKVGSGGVIANRCVIRPDSDVPKMSRLKPDTIY from the coding sequence ATGAAAGCGCTCATCATGGCCGCCGGCTACGGCACCCGCCTGGAGCCGCTGACGCTCGCGATCCCCAAGCCGATGGCCCCGATCGTCAACCTGCCGACGATGCGGCATAATATCGAGCTCCTCAAGAAACACGGGTTTGACCAGATCACGGCCAATATCCACTATCACCCGGAGCAGATCGAGAACTACTTCGGCGACGGCGACGCTTTCGGGGTCAATCTGAACTATTCTTTCGAAGAAGAGCTTCTCGGCACCGCGGGCGGGGTGAAAAAGATGGCCCGCATCGCCCGGATCGATGAGACATTTGTTGTCCTTTCCTCTGATGCCCTGACCAGTATCAACCTGACCAAGCTGGTTGAGCACCATAAAAAGAAGCAGGCGCTGGCCACGATCGCTTTAAGCCAGGTGAGTGACGTCAGCGAGTTTGGGGTCGTGATCCAGGATGAGAGCGGCAGGATAATCGGCTTTCAGGAAAAGCCAAAACCGGCGGACGCCTTAAGCGACCTGGCCAATACCGGCATTTACGTTTTTGAGCCGGAGATATTGCCGCTTATTCCGGACGGTTTTCACGACTTCGGCCGAGAGCTCTTCCCGCGCCTGGTGGCCGACCAAGCGGCCATTTACGGTTATAAGATGCTGGAATACTGGAACGACGTCGGCGGGCTGGAGAAATATATTCAATCCAATTACGACGCCTTGAAAGGGGCGCTCCAGATCAGGATACCGGGGAAAAAACTCTCCAGCTCTTCCTGGGTCGGGGAGCGGGAAAAGATCGAGCCGTCAGCCAGGTTCGAGGGGGCGGTCATTATCGGCGACCGCTGTCAGGTCGGGAAGGATGTCTATGTCAAGGACGCGGTTATTGGCGACAAATGCGTGATCGGTGACGGCGCGGTCATTACCGGTTCGGTCCTCTGGGCCGATGTGGTCGTCTCCGCCGGCGCCCAGGTTGACGGTTCCGTTATCGGCAGTTTTTGCCATATTGGCCGCGGGGCGAAGGTCGGGAGCGGCGGGGTCATCGCCAACCGCTGTGTTATCCGGCCCGATTCGGATGTCCCGAAAATGTCCCGCTTAAAGCCTGACACGATATATTAG
- a CDS encoding sugar transferase, whose protein sequence is MIFKALGDAVLIVLSFLLGYYLRFKVLLFVTPASLPVIEKYFNVLLFITLIWLAIFKLTGFYDNKKFTALVDEVANIFGGVTLASLLLLGLLFLNREFWVSRLVVFNAWWIALVLFTGTRLIGFALARAMRLKGVGLRNTLIVGAGEMGQLLARKMEQDPGLGYRLAGFVDDDPARPGLNSQIKQMIGELKVEEVLIASSQLPAEKILDIITDCERLGVEFKIVPGLLELIASRVDVDELAGVPLLTVSEIRLKGFNALLKRGVDLAASSLGLLLISPVLLAFAVLVKLTSPGPVFFSQPRVGLDGQNFPMFKFRSMAKDAEERLPELAGLSETEGHLFKIKDDPRITPLGRFMRRYSIDELPQLLNVFFGHMSLVGPRPPLPREVAKYNAWQLKRLRVRPGITGPWQVSGRSLLPFDDMVRLDIYYIENWSLWLDIKILLRTVPVVLTGSGAY, encoded by the coding sequence ATGATCTTCAAAGCGCTGGGCGACGCGGTCCTGATCGTGCTCTCTTTCCTGCTCGGTTATTATTTGCGTTTCAAGGTACTCCTTTTTGTCACCCCGGCCTCACTGCCGGTCATTGAAAAATATTTTAACGTTCTCCTGTTCATTACCTTGATCTGGCTGGCGATCTTCAAGTTGACCGGCTTCTACGATAATAAAAAATTCACGGCGTTAGTTGACGAGGTCGCCAATATTTTTGGCGGGGTCACCCTGGCCAGCCTCCTCCTGCTTGGTCTCCTCTTCCTGAACCGTGAATTCTGGGTCTCCCGCCTGGTCGTTTTCAACGCCTGGTGGATAGCGCTGGTCCTCTTTACCGGCACCCGGCTGATCGGCTTTGCCCTGGCCAGGGCGATGCGGCTGAAAGGGGTCGGCTTGAGAAATACTTTGATCGTCGGGGCTGGGGAGATGGGACAATTGCTGGCCCGTAAGATGGAACAAGACCCTGGTCTCGGTTACCGGTTGGCCGGTTTTGTCGATGACGATCCGGCCAGACCGGGACTGAACAGCCAGATAAAACAAATGATCGGCGAGTTGAAGGTGGAAGAGGTCCTGATCGCCAGCTCGCAGCTTCCTGCCGAGAAGATCCTCGATATCATCACCGACTGTGAGCGCCTGGGGGTCGAGTTCAAGATCGTCCCTGGCCTGCTCGAGCTGATCGCCAGCCGGGTTGACGTCGATGAACTGGCGGGCGTCCCGCTCCTGACCGTTTCCGAGATACGGTTAAAGGGCTTCAACGCGCTGTTGAAACGGGGGGTCGATCTCGCCGCCTCCTCGCTGGGCCTCCTGCTGATCTCCCCGGTCTTGCTGGCCTTTGCCGTGCTGGTCAAACTGACCTCGCCCGGTCCGGTCTTTTTTTCCCAACCGCGGGTTGGTCTGGACGGCCAGAATTTTCCGATGTTCAAGTTCCGTTCGATGGCCAAGGATGCCGAAGAGCGATTGCCGGAACTGGCCGGGCTCTCTGAAACGGAGGGGCACCTCTTTAAGATAAAAGATGATCCGCGGATCACGCCGCTCGGCCGTTTTATGCGCCGCTACAGCATCGACGAGTTGCCGCAATTACTGAACGTTTTTTTCGGGCACATGAGCCTGGTCGGTCCGCGCCCGCCGCTGCCGCGCGAGGTCGCCAAGTATAATGCCTGGCAGTTGAAGCGGCTGCGGGTCCGCCCCGGGATAACCGGCCCCTGGCAAGTCTCCGGACGGTCGCTCCTGCCGTTCGACGACATGGTCCGGCTGGATATTTATTACATCGAAAATTGGTCGCTCTGGCTGGACATCAAAATACTGCTGCGGACGGTCCCGGTCGTCTTGACCGGCAGCGGCGCTTACTAG